A portion of the Calliphora vicina chromosome 5, idCalVici1.1, whole genome shotgun sequence genome contains these proteins:
- the Ppcdc gene encoding phosphopantothenoylcysteine decarboxylase, translated as MKTNKNILIACTGSVATIKLPVLLEKLQNLNNDYYSINIKVIVTEHAKHFIDTNTMPQDIEILDDQTEWNAWNKRGDPVVHIDLGKWADMLVIAPLSANSLAKIAMGLCDNLLLCVVRAWDVSKPLLFCPAMNTRMFDHPVTKEHITKLTSWGYHEIATVSKTLMCGDTGNGAMAEVDTIIENILSKFE; from the exons atgaaaacaaataaaaatattttgatagctTGTACCGGTAGTGTGGCCACAATTAAATTACCCGTGCTCTTAGAGAAGTTGCAGAATTTGAATAACGATTATTATAGCATTAAT ATTAAAGTAATTGTTACAGAACATGCCAAACATTTCATCGATACGAATACAATGCCTCAAGACATAGAAATCTTAGATGATCAAACTGAATGGAATGCTTGGAACAAGCGTGGTGATCCTGTTGTGCACATAGACTTGGGTAAATGGGCTGATATGCTGGTGATAGCACCTTTAAGTGCAAATTCATTGGCTAAAATTGCCATG ggTCTTTGCGACAATCTCTTGCTGTGCGTTGTGCGGGCCTGGGATGTTAGTAAACCTTTGCTTTTCTGTCCAGCCATGAATACACGCATGTTCGATCATCCTGTAACCAAGGAGCACATAACAAAACTAACATCATGGGGCTACCACGAAATAGCAACAGTATCGAAAACTTTAATGTGTGGCGATACCGGTAATGGAGCTATGGCCGAAGTCGAtacaattattgaaaatattttaagtaaatttgagtaa
- the LOC135960913 gene encoding cytochrome c oxidase assembly protein COX19 produces the protein MTSHTFSQKKFTPTPPEKGSFPLDHESLCKKYYLLYMSCLRRSNDQNSECRREAQEYLDCRMKNQLMEQVEWSKLGFSEEDKKDSKTNKTQQ, from the coding sequence ATGACTTCGCACACTTTTAGCCAGAAAAAGTTTACACCAACTCCACCGGAAAAGGGCAGCTTCCCTTTGGATCACGAaagtttgtgtaaaaaatattatttactcTACATGAGCTGTCTGCGTCGCAGTAACGACCAAAATTCCGAGTGCCGCAGAGAAGCTCAAGAATATTTGGACTGTCGCATGAAAAATCAGTTAATGGAACAGGTTGAATGGTCCAAATTGGGTTTCAGTGAAGAGGACAAAAAGGATAGCAAAACTAATAAAACCCAGCAATag